One Bacteroidales bacterium DNA segment encodes these proteins:
- a CDS encoding ABC transporter permease translates to MIKHYLKTAFRNLWKYKTQSVISIIGLALGISFFTIGYQWLKYETSYDDFHLNSERIYKIYAIDKKTGKKQNHLPLVLAKKLEKEFPEVENVTVYFNQYMIPMFWGDKDLGYPEFRFVDEQFFNFFPPIIIKGQTDHLLASSGNLIVTEDFTRKYWSSPEEAIGNVFTGGFGRAKIQFTIVAVMANPPVNSKFQGEGFTPDVYNRMFNSQVSPDREWFQMYQEIYVLLHKSVEVKTFEQKLRNYAIDNGYNKDLILQVANISEARYLIGSDLSFNISYIYTFVGAGLLLMFCALFNFLNLYINRMLQRSREIKLRKTVGADNSAVIKLFQIELIVQLLLTFALGIVLLISVIPIFEQKFETQIIKSELITNNLIVSVVTFAIIFIFCLLSELKFARFSRLTQSSGRTANYKSLRNVSICIQLAICVFFIMSAFIFFRQVSLMNHFDWGFNSKGLIKFTMNWTMKERENITKDIAQLPLVKYFTGTDLFQISKEPTFTETYPEMDGKEIEQPLLLFNVDEDFINTFEIPLIEGRGLEEGDLRKFGRVKGILDQISNTKVLVTENFAKLLNKENIIGEVIRVPENTVVSDGRKEKQNVEIVGIVKDFHTSSLQNETFPVILQPIPGRWRGNHNYIKVDEGREREAIAAMERIFAKYDTDISETPIELVDDILYRINKSENSSLQLFLLLAVLCIIIAIFGIYSISSSNMERRKKEIAIRKISGATAKKVVGMFLMEYSRLLIIANLVALPLAYLFMSKWLAGYIYKITIEFWMFLPVFIFTLGIVILTVLAQVIRTANADPAEVVKSE, encoded by the coding sequence TATAAAACACAGTCCGTTATCAGCATTATAGGATTGGCATTGGGAATATCATTTTTTACTATTGGTTATCAATGGCTGAAATATGAAACTTCGTATGATGACTTTCATCTAAATTCTGAACGAATATATAAAATATACGCCATTGATAAGAAAACCGGAAAAAAACAGAATCATTTGCCGCTGGTTTTGGCAAAAAAATTAGAAAAGGAATTTCCTGAAGTGGAGAATGTAACTGTGTATTTTAATCAGTATATGATACCGATGTTTTGGGGTGATAAAGACCTCGGATATCCGGAATTCCGGTTTGTCGATGAACAGTTTTTTAATTTTTTTCCGCCAATAATAATCAAAGGACAAACTGACCATTTGCTAGCGTCTTCCGGGAATTTAATCGTTACCGAAGATTTTACCCGTAAATACTGGTCTTCTCCGGAGGAGGCCATTGGAAATGTTTTTACCGGAGGTTTCGGAAGAGCCAAAATTCAGTTTACCATTGTGGCGGTAATGGCTAATCCTCCTGTAAATTCGAAATTTCAGGGTGAAGGATTTACTCCTGATGTATATAACAGAATGTTTAATAGTCAAGTTTCTCCAGACAGAGAGTGGTTTCAGATGTATCAGGAAATTTATGTTTTGTTACATAAATCGGTCGAAGTAAAAACTTTCGAACAAAAATTGCGCAATTATGCCATTGATAACGGATATAACAAGGATCTGATATTGCAGGTTGCCAACATTTCGGAAGCCCGATATCTGATAGGTTCCGACTTGTCCTTCAATATCAGTTATATTTACACGTTTGTCGGAGCAGGCCTTTTATTAATGTTCTGTGCCTTATTTAATTTCCTGAATCTCTATATCAATCGGATGTTGCAGCGAAGCAGGGAAATAAAATTGCGGAAAACAGTAGGTGCAGATAATTCTGCAGTTATAAAATTATTCCAGATAGAATTAATTGTCCAATTATTATTGACTTTTGCTTTGGGGATAGTTTTACTGATAAGCGTAATCCCAATTTTTGAACAGAAATTCGAAACTCAAATCATCAAATCAGAGTTGATCACTAACAATCTGATAGTGTCGGTTGTCACGTTTGCCATTATCTTTATATTCTGTCTATTGTCCGAATTGAAGTTTGCGCGTTTTTCCAGATTGACACAATCATCCGGCAGAACAGCGAATTATAAATCATTACGAAACGTTAGTATCTGTATTCAACTGGCTATTTGTGTTTTCTTTATTATGTCTGCTTTCATATTCTTCCGGCAAGTGTCATTGATGAATCATTTCGACTGGGGATTTAATTCGAAAGGCTTGATAAAATTTACAATGAACTGGACCATGAAGGAACGCGAAAATATTACAAAAGACATAGCCCAACTCCCATTAGTAAAATATTTTACCGGAACGGATCTTTTCCAGATAAGCAAGGAACCTACTTTTACAGAGACCTATCCGGAAATGGACGGGAAGGAGATTGAACAGCCATTGCTTCTTTTTAATGTGGACGAAGATTTTATAAACACATTTGAGATTCCTCTCATTGAAGGACGCGGATTGGAAGAAGGCGATCTCAGAAAATTTGGACGTGTGAAAGGCATATTGGACCAGATATCGAATACCAAAGTACTTGTAACCGAAAATTTTGCCAAACTACTGAATAAGGAAAATATAATAGGAGAAGTTATCAGAGTGCCGGAAAATACAGTTGTGAGCGATGGCCGCAAAGAAAAGCAAAATGTAGAGATTGTCGGTATTGTAAAAGACTTTCATACCTCAAGCCTGCAAAACGAAACTTTTCCGGTTATACTACAACCTATACCAGGCAGATGGAGGGGAAACCATAATTATATAAAAGTGGATGAAGGAAGGGAACGGGAAGCCATTGCTGCAATGGAACGGATATTTGCAAAATACGATACCGACATATCTGAAACTCCAATCGAGCTTGTTGACGATATCCTTTATAGAATAAACAAATCGGAAAATTCCAGCCTGCAACTTTTTCTTTTACTTGCTGTGCTATGTATCATTATTGCCATTTTTGGTATTTATTCCATTTCTTCTTCTAATATGGAACGGCGTAAAAAAGAAATAGCCATACGGAAAATATCGGGAGCAACCGCTAAAAAAGTTGTAGGTATGTTTTTGATGGAATATTCAAGGTTGTTGATCATTGCCAATTTAGTTGCTTTGCCTTTGGCATATCTTTTTATGAGTAAATGGCTGGCAGGTTATATCTACAAAATCACGATTGAATTCTGGATGTTTCTGCCTGTATTTATATTTACATTAGGCATAGTCATTCTTACAGTCCTTGCACAGGTTATCAGAACCGCAAATGCAGATCCGGCAGAAGTGGTGAAGTCCGAATAG
- a CDS encoding FtsX-like permease family protein, with translation MFSHYIKIAFRNLWKYKVQSLISILGLSVALACFALCFYVVRSILTVDSTYPDSDRMYMIKQDDRFAIMPLTGKLVKDAYPDVEDYLTVEFHNAYLFDIGEDDHLQQYYLRFLEANPSFVDFFSCPVVSPLIPGYKEQQNGIILFRSTAQKLFGKTDVSGEKMICYRNVRENNRRVEKGFSYTVVGVIEDLPSISFLTIRWTSEKNPAGIFINDEHGNLHPHSRSGWTASVSAVKLKKNISGDGFNEKFRDFSPVMENPNFSWMLERNDGKKTEYSLLPYNQALKEQWGPLYYIITGLLLIIGILVLSVAIVNYISYTIHQFLLKRHECAIRKSVNANWWQLYFLFYTEIALTVLFVGGMAYVWLTLFASEYVNIFKLFTIEQSVLLQHLLQYIVLGIAVSFLCCMIPVMRIERRNVRHTLHGGKSVKPKSRIRNILLGFQLFISILFISASLFVYLQLEYIQKTIYSTLSQQEKENIVELQLTYRDIFEPHTEELVNRLKSNPNIESLLLTGSEIADQGALMTGIEYNGESLAHDSVAILFVGNNYCDFTKTKLVDGHFIEPDRADQVVINETAKKLLREEHVLGGVLKTFRNQFTIVGVVEDEIRLGVSEPMKATFYFPKEETAFIYVKIHPAKHKEALVFIDELIREIVPPTLEFDIRTLSETIKSFNEYERLLFRIIIAMSVISIIISLSGVYSSVYLNTENRRKEVAVRKINGAEIRSIIRLFLRSYMLILLIACVPAFIFAYYAVRKWLEVYAFHIAFPWWVFPAVLLLVTLLLILTVVYRLLRIARENPADVLKTE, from the coding sequence ATGTTCAGCCATTATATAAAAATAGCTTTTCGTAACCTGTGGAAATATAAGGTTCAGTCCCTGATCAGTATTTTGGGCTTAAGTGTAGCATTGGCATGTTTTGCCCTTTGTTTTTATGTGGTACGGAGTATACTCACTGTCGACTCGACATATCCTGATTCAGACAGGATGTATATGATAAAGCAGGATGATCGTTTTGCCATTATGCCTCTTACCGGAAAGCTGGTCAAAGACGCTTATCCGGATGTGGAAGATTACCTGACAGTTGAATTTCACAACGCTTACCTTTTTGATATCGGTGAAGACGATCATCTTCAGCAGTATTATCTCCGGTTTCTGGAAGCCAATCCTTCTTTTGTCGATTTCTTTTCCTGTCCGGTAGTTTCTCCGTTGATCCCGGGATATAAAGAGCAACAGAACGGGATCATATTATTCAGATCTACGGCGCAAAAGCTTTTTGGAAAAACCGATGTTTCCGGTGAAAAGATGATTTGCTATCGCAATGTGCGGGAAAACAATCGTCGTGTGGAAAAAGGATTTTCCTATACGGTTGTCGGGGTCATAGAAGATTTACCGTCTATCTCGTTTTTAACCATCAGGTGGACTTCCGAAAAGAATCCTGCAGGTATATTCATCAATGATGAACATGGAAATCTTCATCCCCATAGCCGGAGCGGATGGACGGCGTCTGTTTCAGCCGTTAAACTTAAGAAAAATATATCTGGAGATGGGTTCAATGAAAAATTCAGGGATTTTTCCCCGGTTATGGAGAATCCTAATTTTTCATGGATGCTTGAACGGAATGACGGCAAGAAGACGGAGTATTCACTCCTGCCATATAACCAGGCCTTAAAGGAACAATGGGGTCCCCTTTATTATATTATTACAGGGCTGTTGCTTATAATCGGTATTCTTGTCCTGTCGGTGGCCATAGTCAACTATATTTCTTATACCATTCATCAGTTCCTGTTAAAAAGACACGAATGTGCCATCCGGAAATCGGTGAATGCTAACTGGTGGCAGTTGTATTTCCTTTTCTATACGGAGATCGCTTTAACCGTTTTATTTGTCGGAGGGATGGCCTATGTCTGGCTGACCCTGTTCGCATCGGAGTATGTCAATATATTCAAGCTGTTTACCATTGAACAATCTGTCTTACTGCAACATTTGCTGCAATATATTGTCCTGGGGATTGCTGTTTCTTTCCTGTGTTGCATGATTCCGGTAATGCGGATAGAAAGGCGTAATGTACGTCATACATTACATGGTGGTAAATCAGTGAAACCTAAATCACGGATCCGGAATATATTGTTGGGCTTTCAGTTATTCATTTCAATTTTATTTATATCTGCTTCCTTGTTTGTATACCTGCAATTGGAGTATATTCAGAAAACGATTTACAGTACATTGTCTCAACAGGAAAAAGAGAACATCGTGGAACTACAACTGACTTACAGGGACATTTTTGAACCACATACAGAGGAACTTGTCAACCGTTTAAAAAGTAATCCCAATATAGAAAGTCTGTTGCTGACCGGCTCTGAAATAGCCGACCAGGGGGCATTGATGACCGGTATAGAATACAACGGGGAATCATTGGCGCATGATAGTGTGGCAATTCTTTTTGTAGGGAACAATTATTGTGATTTCACAAAAACGAAGCTTGTGGATGGCCATTTTATAGAACCCGACCGGGCCGATCAGGTGGTGATTAACGAAACAGCTAAAAAGCTGTTGAGGGAGGAACATGTGTTGGGTGGTGTTCTTAAAACATTCCGGAACCAATTTACTATTGTCGGTGTGGTGGAGGATGAAATACGTCTTGGAGTATCCGAACCGATGAAAGCGACTTTCTATTTCCCTAAAGAAGAAACAGCTTTTATATATGTTAAGATCCATCCGGCAAAGCATAAAGAAGCACTCGTTTTTATCGATGAGTTGATCCGGGAAATCGTTCCGCCTACATTGGAATTTGACATCCGTACATTAAGTGAGACTATTAAGAGTTTCAACGAATATGAACGTTTATTGTTCCGGATCATCATTGCCATGTCGGTTATTTCGATCATCATCAGTTTGTCGGGCGTGTATTCATCTGTTTACCTGAATACCGAAAACCGGCGGAAAGAAGTAGCTGTCAGGAAAATCAACGGCGCCGAGATCAGGAGTATTATCCGCTTATTCCTGAGATCCTATATGTTGATATTGCTGATAGCGTGTGTCCCGGCGTTTATATTTGCTTATTACGCTGTCCGGAAATGGCTGGAAGTCTATGCATTTCATATTGCATTCCCCTGGTGGGTCTTTCCGGCGGTATTATTACTGGTGACTCTCTTATTGATTCTGACAGTGGTATACCGGTTGTTGCGTATTGCCCGTGAAAATCCTGCAGATGTGTTAAAAACAGAATAA
- a CDS encoding ABC transporter permease — MFSHYLKVAFRNLWKFRIQSIISIIGLAVGFTCFALATLWIRYEMTYDTGHPDSDRIYQVYIKDHHGNFEMTQRTPYSLASYLKEIFPEIESSLTIESNRFWGIQSEITVEGMENRIWHTRTSPHFADIFDMKILEGNPDFLISESYQAAITPGKAKDLFGEGSPIGRKFTSYDREFTICALVEEWPFHSNYAFDVISAIRHREDDWDANWATLIKLRKGTDHQLFYKKLYGHTFEKQSKTFSQIEILPITEVHYKDMGINRNVQFRYLLFFGLAGLLVILSSLFNYITLFVSRFRMRRKELALRLVCGSSWGRLFMMLSLEFLITLLFSTVIGLVLIKLVLNYFKELSAIELGLADIYGEILIYIGIIIFLALFVFLLVLILFRKKTIQQSIQSNKYQYRDLSLIFQLIVSIGFIFCTLVIFKQIYFLHQTDLGFEYKNTLSITLKSKNIDHLIDNISKFPETEDVLNSVFVLLPVKIALHPIIKEWEGKMPETPDVPVEMIIAQSNFCSFYKLQLLAGDFPDENDADNYVLINETAVKAFGWEEPLGKRIDDRYTVKGVVKDIYKLSPTVSPRPILFSASKDDYRDIKQLFPMENIIVKYMPGTGKQIKDKIDRMIKTDFPELNVISVVFVEDEYDKFFTSERSLLQVLSFISLICILVSVFGFFSIISLNLEEKRKEIAIRKVNGAVLASILFYFFRRYIILLLIGSAIAFPVGYFLMKKWIESYTLQTTISLWIYLAIFFIMMLVIFLSVIWRVFKTAKENPADVLKTE, encoded by the coding sequence ATGTTCTCGCATTATTTAAAAGTAGCTTTTCGTAACCTGTGGAAATTCAGGATACAGTCCATCATCAGTATTATAGGGCTGGCGGTCGGATTTACCTGTTTTGCATTGGCAACTCTATGGATACGCTATGAAATGACATATGATACCGGACATCCGGATTCTGACCGTATATACCAGGTGTATATAAAAGATCACCACGGTAATTTCGAGATGACGCAACGGACTCCATATTCACTTGCATCCTATTTAAAAGAAATTTTTCCGGAGATAGAATCTTCTCTGACAATCGAAAGTAATCGTTTTTGGGGTATCCAATCCGAGATTACGGTTGAAGGTATGGAAAACAGAATATGGCATACCAGGACCAGTCCGCACTTTGCGGATATATTTGACATGAAAATTTTGGAAGGAAACCCGGATTTTCTGATATCTGAAAGCTACCAGGCAGCAATTACACCCGGAAAAGCGAAAGACCTTTTCGGGGAAGGATCCCCGATAGGCAGGAAATTCACTTCTTACGACAGGGAATTTACGATTTGTGCGCTGGTTGAGGAATGGCCATTCCATAGTAATTATGCATTTGATGTTATTTCTGCCATCAGGCACAGGGAGGATGATTGGGATGCCAACTGGGCGACACTCATTAAATTGAGAAAGGGAACAGATCATCAATTATTTTATAAAAAACTATATGGACATACATTTGAGAAACAGAGCAAAACTTTTTCACAAATAGAAATACTCCCTATCACTGAAGTTCATTATAAAGATATGGGAATTAATAGGAATGTCCAGTTCCGTTATCTGTTGTTTTTCGGTTTAGCTGGACTTTTGGTCATATTGAGTTCTCTGTTTAATTATATTACACTATTTGTAAGCCGTTTCCGGATGAGGAGGAAAGAATTGGCTCTCAGGCTTGTCTGCGGTTCGTCATGGGGACGCTTATTCATGATGTTGTCTTTGGAATTTCTGATTACCCTGTTATTTTCAACCGTAATCGGGTTGGTATTAATTAAATTGGTTTTGAATTATTTCAAAGAATTATCGGCAATAGAATTAGGCCTGGCCGACATTTACGGAGAGATTTTGATCTATATCGGAATAATTATTTTTTTGGCTTTGTTTGTATTCTTACTCGTACTTATCCTGTTCCGGAAAAAAACGATACAACAATCTATTCAGAGCAATAAATATCAATACAGGGATCTATCTCTTATTTTTCAACTTATTGTCAGTATCGGATTTATTTTTTGCACGTTGGTCATTTTTAAGCAAATTTACTTTTTACACCAAACCGATTTAGGATTTGAATATAAAAATACACTATCCATTACTTTAAAATCTAAGAATATCGATCATTTGATCGATAATATAAGTAAATTCCCTGAAACAGAAGATGTTTTAAATTCAGTATTTGTTTTATTGCCGGTAAAGATAGCATTGCATCCGATAATCAAGGAATGGGAGGGAAAAATGCCGGAAACTCCTGATGTTCCGGTAGAGATGATCATTGCGCAAAGTAACTTCTGTTCGTTTTATAAATTACAGTTATTGGCAGGCGATTTTCCGGATGAAAATGATGCGGATAATTATGTTTTAATCAATGAAACGGCTGTGAAAGCTTTCGGATGGGAAGAACCGCTTGGCAAAAGGATTGATGACCGGTATACCGTGAAAGGAGTGGTGAAGGATATTTATAAACTGTCACCTACAGTTTCTCCCAGGCCAATCTTGTTTTCGGCATCGAAAGATGATTATCGGGATATAAAACAATTGTTCCCGATGGAAAATATTATTGTAAAGTATATGCCCGGAACGGGAAAACAAATAAAAGATAAGATCGACCGGATGATAAAAACGGATTTTCCGGAATTGAATGTTATTTCTGTGGTTTTCGTAGAAGATGAATATGATAAATTCTTTACTTCAGAACGCTCATTATTACAGGTGTTGAGTTTTATTTCCCTGATATGTATACTTGTTTCTGTTTTCGGATTTTTTTCAATTATTTCCCTCAATCTGGAAGAAAAACGAAAAGAAATAGCCATCCGGAAAGTAAACGGAGCAGTTTTAGCGAGTATACTGTTTTATTTTTTCAGAAGATACATCATTCTGTTATTGATAGGATCA